From Lolium perenne isolate Kyuss_39 chromosome 5, Kyuss_2.0, whole genome shotgun sequence, a single genomic window includes:
- the LOC127299457 gene encoding heptahelical transmembrane protein 4, translating to MASSCAACKGSGDRKKKKQQKKPKCELIGYESLPEWLKDNEFIHGYYRCEWPMRETILSIFSIHNETLNVWSHLVGFLLFLCLTVLTAMVIPSDGISGTFEDASSARSYWGDLMSMANMTGALKHEAAAACLLLPPAATDLSENEEKIPTSCPPNTSSSPSHHHVALIQEDAGRTPRAADAASADPITRWPLFAYLCGAMVCLLTSSACHLVLCHSERTAYVTLRLDYAGIAALIVTSFYPVVYYSFLCHPGLQRLYMGFITAFGASAVTASLVPAFQAPELRPLRAALFSLMGVSGFVPVAHKLLLYGGRQEAVVTAGYEALMGALYGLGAAVYALRVPERWFPGRFDLVGHSHQLFHLFVIAGAYAHYLGGVEYLRWRDADKCW from the exons ATGGCCTCTTCCTGCGCTGCCTGCAAAGGCTCCGGCgacaggaagaagaagaagcaacaGAAGAAGCCTAAGTGCGAGCTGATCGGCTACGAGTCGCTGCCGGAGTGGCTCAAGGACAACGAGTTCATCCACGGCTACTACCGCTGCGAGTGGCCAATGCGGGAGACCATcctcagcatcttctccatccacAACGAGACCCTCAACGTCTGGTC ACATTTGGTAGGATTCCTGCTGTTCTTGTGCCTGACGGTCCTCACGGCAATGGTGATCCCAAGTGACGGCATTAGCGGCACATTCGAAGATGCATCGTCGGCGAGGAGCTACTGGGGAGATCTGATGTCGATGGCCAACATGACGGGGGCGCTGAAGCATGAGGCAGCTGCGGCCTGCCTCCTGCTACCTCCAGCTGCCACAGATTTGTCTGAAAACGAGGAGAAGATCCCAACCAGCTGTCCACCCAACACATCCTCCTCGCCCTCTCACCATCACGTTGCCTTGATCCAG GAAGACGCCGGCCGGACGCCACGGGCTGCGGATGCCGCCTCCGCCGATCCGATCACGCGGTGGCCGCTGTTCGCCTACCTGTGCGGCGCAATGGTGTGCCTGCTGACGAGCAGCGCGTGCCACCTTGTGCTGTGCCACTCGGAGCGGACGGCGTACGTGACGCTCAGGCTGGACTACGCCGGCATCGCCGCCCTCATCGTCACCTCTTTCTACCCGGTCGTCTACTACTCCTTCCTGTGCCACCCGGGGCTCCAGCGGCTCTACATGGGCTTCATCACCGCCTTCGGCGCCTCGGCGGTCACGGCGTCGTTGGTGCCGGCGTTCCAGGCGCCCGAACTCCGCCCGCTCCGCGCGGCGCTCTTCTCTTTAATGGGCGTGTCCGGGTTCGTCCCCGTGGCGCACAAGCTCCTGCTCTACGGCGGCCGCCAGGAGGCCGTCGTGACGGCGGGCTACGAGGCGCTCATGGGCGCGCTCTACGGGCTCGGCGCCGCGGTCTACGCGTTGCGCGTGCCGGAGCGGTGGTTCCCCGGGCGCTTCGACCTTGTCGGGCACAGCCACCAGCTGTTCCACCTCTTCGTCATCGCAGGCGCGTACGCGCACTACCTGGGCGGCGTCGAGTACCTCAGGTGGAGGGACGCCGACAAGTGCTGGTGA